One genomic window of Pseudomonas sp. LFM046 includes the following:
- the rho gene encoding transcription termination factor Rho, producing MNLTELKQKPIGELLEMSEAMGLENMARSRKQDIIFALLKKHAKSGEEISGDGVLEILQDGFGFLRSADSSYLAGPDDIYVSPSQIRRFNLRTGDTIVGKIRPPKEGERYFALLKVDSINYDRPENAKNKILFENLTPLFPNERLKMEAGNGSTEDITGRVIDLCAPIGKGQRGLIVAPPKAGKTIMLQNIAANITRNNPECHLIVLLIDERPEEVTEMQRTVRGEVVASTFDEPPTRHVQVAEMVIEKAKRLVEHKKDVVILLDSITRLARAYNTVIPSSGKVLTGGVDAHALEKPKRFFGAARNIEEGGSLTILATALVETGSKMDEVIYEEFKGTGNMELPLDRRIAEKRVFPAININKSGTRREELLTAEDELQRMWILRKLLHPMDEIAAIEFLIDKLKDTKTNDEFFLSMKRK from the coding sequence ATGAATCTGACCGAACTCAAGCAAAAGCCGATTGGCGAACTTCTGGAAATGTCCGAAGCCATGGGCCTCGAGAACATGGCCCGTTCGCGCAAGCAGGACATCATCTTCGCCCTGCTGAAAAAGCACGCAAAAAGCGGCGAGGAGATCTCCGGTGACGGCGTGCTGGAGATTCTGCAGGACGGCTTCGGCTTCCTGCGCTCCGCCGACTCTTCCTATCTGGCCGGCCCGGACGACATCTATGTTTCCCCGAGCCAGATCCGTCGCTTCAACCTGCGTACCGGCGACACCATAGTCGGCAAGATTCGTCCTCCGAAGGAAGGCGAGCGTTACTTCGCGTTGCTCAAGGTCGATTCCATCAACTACGACCGCCCCGAGAACGCCAAGAACAAGATTCTGTTCGAGAACCTCACGCCCCTGTTCCCCAATGAGCGTCTGAAGATGGAAGCCGGCAACGGCTCCACCGAAGACATCACCGGCCGCGTGATCGATCTCTGCGCTCCGATCGGCAAAGGCCAGCGCGGCTTGATCGTGGCACCGCCGAAAGCGGGCAAGACCATCATGCTGCAGAACATCGCGGCCAACATCACCCGCAACAACCCCGAGTGCCACCTGATCGTCCTGCTGATCGACGAGCGTCCGGAAGAAGTGACCGAGATGCAGCGCACTGTGCGCGGCGAAGTGGTCGCCTCCACCTTCGACGAGCCGCCGACCCGCCACGTGCAGGTTGCCGAGATGGTGATCGAGAAGGCCAAGCGCCTGGTCGAGCACAAGAAGGACGTGGTCATCCTGCTGGACTCCATCACCCGTCTGGCCCGTGCCTACAACACCGTGATCCCGAGCTCCGGCAAGGTGCTCACCGGTGGTGTCGACGCCCACGCCCTGGAGAAGCCCAAGCGTTTCTTCGGCGCCGCGCGCAACATCGAGGAAGGCGGCTCGCTGACCATCCTCGCCACCGCGCTGGTCGAAACCGGCTCGAAGATGGATGAAGTCATCTACGAAGAGTTCAAGGGCACCGGCAACATGGAACTGCCGCTGGACCGCCGCATCGCCGAGAAGCGCGTGTTCCCGGCCATCAACATCAACAAGTCCGGTACCCGCCGCGAAGAGCTGTTGACTGCCGAGGACGAACTGCAGCGCATGTGGATCCTGCGCAAGCTGCTGCACCCGATGGACGAGATCGCCGCCATCGAGTTCCTGATCGACAAGCTGAAAGACACCAAGACCAACGACGAATTCTTCCTGTCGATGAAGCGCAAGTAA
- the trxA gene encoding thioredoxin TrxA, with the protein MSEFITNVSDASFEQDVLKADGAVLVDYWAEWCGPCKMIAPVLDEIAKDYQGKLKVCKLNIDENQDTPPKYGVRGIPTLMLFKNGNVEATKVGALSKSQLAAFLDANI; encoded by the coding sequence ATGAGCGAATTCATCACCAATGTCAGCGATGCCAGCTTCGAGCAAGATGTGCTCAAGGCCGATGGCGCGGTGCTGGTTGACTACTGGGCCGAGTGGTGCGGTCCGTGCAAGATGATTGCCCCTGTCCTCGACGAAATCGCCAAGGACTATCAGGGCAAGCTGAAAGTCTGCAAGCTGAACATCGATGAGAACCAGGACACCCCGCCGAAGTACGGCGTGCGTGGCATCCCGACCCTGATGCTGTTCAAGAACGGCAACGTCGAAGCCACCAAGGTAGGCGCCCTGTCCAAGTCCCAACTGGCTGCCTTCCTCGACGCCAACATCTGA
- the ppx gene encoding exopolyphosphatase produces the protein MPQKPAEIPSLIAAIDLGSNSFHMVVAKVDHGEIRILERLGDKVQLAAGLDEQRNLSEESMLRGLECLRRFAQMIAGLPEGAVRIVGTNALREAHNRAEFIRRAEEVLGHPVEVISGREEARLIYLGVSHTLPDAPGRRLVVDIGGGSTEFIVGQRFESQLRESLQMGCVSYTQRYFRDGKITPARYAQAYTAARLELMGIEYSLRRLGWQEAVGASGTIRAVGLAIQAAGLGSGEINPEGLAWLKRKLFKIGDVEKLDLDGIKPDRRPIFPAGLAITEALFEALELKRMTHSEGALREGVLYDLLGRHHHEDVRERTLSALMERCHVDLEQAARVEAKALSALEQVADSWGLDDDWHRDLLLWGARIHEIGMDIAHYHYHKHGAYLIEHSDLAGFSRQDQLMLALLVRGHRRNIPKDRFAEFGEEGVKLLRLCVLLRFAILFHHIRGTSAMPRVKLHASNNTLEVQFPEGWLEANPLTQADFEQEAAWLKRIEFELKVS, from the coding sequence ATGCCGCAAAAGCCCGCCGAAATTCCCTCCCTGATCGCCGCCATCGACCTCGGTTCGAACAGCTTCCACATGGTGGTGGCCAAGGTCGATCACGGCGAGATCCGCATCCTGGAACGACTCGGCGACAAGGTGCAGCTGGCAGCGGGACTGGACGAGCAACGCAACCTCAGCGAAGAGTCCATGCTACGCGGCCTCGAATGCCTGCGCCGCTTCGCCCAGATGATTGCCGGCCTGCCGGAAGGCGCGGTCCGCATCGTCGGCACCAACGCCCTGCGCGAAGCCCACAACCGTGCCGAGTTCATCCGCCGTGCCGAGGAAGTCCTCGGGCATCCGGTGGAAGTCATCTCCGGCCGTGAAGAAGCGCGCCTCATCTACCTGGGCGTTTCCCACACCCTGCCGGACGCCCCCGGTCGCCGCCTGGTGGTGGACATCGGCGGCGGCAGTACCGAATTCATCGTCGGCCAGCGTTTCGAATCGCAGCTGCGGGAAAGCCTGCAGATGGGCTGCGTCAGCTACACCCAGCGCTATTTCCGTGACGGCAAGATCACGCCGGCACGTTATGCACAGGCCTACACCGCCGCACGCCTGGAGTTGATGGGCATCGAGTACAGCCTGCGCCGCCTCGGCTGGCAGGAAGCCGTGGGCGCCTCCGGCACCATCCGTGCGGTGGGGCTCGCCATCCAGGCCGCGGGCCTGGGCAGCGGCGAGATCAACCCGGAAGGCCTGGCCTGGCTCAAGCGCAAGCTGTTCAAGATCGGCGATGTGGAGAAGCTCGACCTGGACGGCATCAAGCCCGATCGCCGCCCCATCTTCCCCGCCGGCCTGGCGATCACCGAGGCCCTGTTCGAGGCCCTCGAACTCAAGCGCATGACCCACTCCGAAGGCGCCCTGCGCGAAGGCGTGCTCTACGACCTGCTGGGCCGCCACCACCATGAGGACGTGCGTGAACGCACCCTGAGCGCGCTGATGGAGCGCTGCCACGTGGACCTGGAGCAGGCCGCACGCGTCGAAGCCAAGGCCCTGTCCGCCCTGGAACAGGTCGCCGACAGCTGGGGGCTGGACGATGACTGGCACCGCGACCTGCTGCTGTGGGGGGCGCGCATCCACGAAATCGGCATGGACATCGCCCATTACCACTACCACAAGCACGGCGCTTACCTGATCGAGCACTCGGACCTTGCCGGTTTCTCCCGCCAGGACCAACTGATGCTGGCCCTGCTGGTGCGCGGCCACCGCCGCAACATCCCCAAGGACCGCTTCGCCGAGTTCGGCGAGGAAGGCGTGAAGCTGCTGCGCCTCTGCGTGCTGCTGCGCTTCGCCATCCTCTTCCACCACATCCGTGGTACTTCGGCCATGCCCAGGGTGAAGTTGCACGCCTCGAACAACACGCTCGAGGTGCAGTTCCCCGAAGGCTGGCTGGAAGCCAACCCGCTGACCCAGGCGGACTTCGAGCAGGAAGCCGCGTGGCTGAAGCGCATCGAGTTCGAGCTGAAGGTCAGCTGA
- the ppk1 gene encoding polyphosphate kinase 1, producing the protein MNTEGLNPSALLEPLTEATELPVAPSAPEVPVVDAVPVPAPAPAPLVIPSLDDTSLYIHRELSQLQFNIRVLEQALDESYPLLERLKFLLIFSSNLDEFFEIRVAGLKKQITFAREQAGADGLLPHQAMARIGELVHEQVARQYSILNDILLPELAKHQVNFIRRRYWTTKLKSWVRRYFRDEIAPIITPIGLDPTHPFPLLVNKSLNFIVELEGVDAFGRDSGLAIIPAPRLLPRVIRVPEDIGGPGDNFVFLSSMIHAHADDLFPGMKVKGCYQFRLTRNADLSVDTEDVDDLARALRGELFSRRYGDAVRLEVADTCPKHLSDYLLKQFGLAESELYQVNGPVNLTRLFSITGLESHPELQHASFTPLIPKLLQKAENLFNVVGKQDILLLHPFESFTPVVDFLRQAAKDPNVLAIKQTLYRAGANSEIVDSLVEAARNGKEVTAVIELRARFDEESNLQLASRLQQAGAVVIYGVVGFKTHAKMMLILRRENGELRRYAHLGTGNYHAGNARLYTDYSLLTADDALCEDLHKLFNQLIGMGKTLRMKKLLHAPFTLKKTLLDMIAREAQHASEGKPAHIMVKVNALTDPKVIRALYKASQSGVRIDLVVRGMCCLRPGIPGVSHNIQVRSIIGRFLEHSRIYYFLNDGDEKMYLSSADWMERNLDMRVETCFPVEGKKLLTRVKKELEAYITDNTQSWVLQPDGRYLRNSPSGNQNSRNAQATLLDKLTNPPISAR; encoded by the coding sequence ATGAACACCGAAGGACTCAACCCCAGCGCATTGCTCGAACCCTTGACGGAAGCCACCGAACTCCCGGTGGCGCCGTCGGCTCCGGAGGTACCCGTCGTCGACGCGGTGCCGGTCCCGGCGCCCGCACCGGCTCCCCTGGTGATACCGAGCCTGGATGACACCAGCCTGTACATCCACCGTGAACTGTCCCAGCTGCAGTTCAACATTCGCGTGCTGGAACAGGCGCTGGATGAGTCCTATCCCCTGCTGGAACGTCTGAAGTTCCTGCTGATCTTCTCCAGCAACCTCGACGAGTTCTTCGAGATCCGCGTCGCCGGCCTGAAGAAGCAGATCACCTTCGCCCGCGAGCAGGCGGGTGCTGACGGCCTGCTGCCGCATCAGGCCATGGCGCGCATCGGCGAGCTGGTACACGAGCAGGTCGCTCGCCAGTACAGCATCCTCAACGACATCCTGTTGCCGGAGTTGGCCAAGCATCAGGTCAACTTCATCCGCCGCCGCTACTGGACCACCAAGCTGAAGAGCTGGGTGCGCCGCTACTTCCGCGACGAGATCGCGCCGATCATCACCCCCATCGGCCTGGACCCGACGCACCCCTTCCCGCTGCTGGTGAACAAGAGCCTCAACTTCATCGTCGAGCTGGAAGGCGTGGACGCCTTCGGTCGCGACTCGGGCCTCGCCATCATCCCGGCGCCGCGCCTGCTGCCGCGGGTGATCCGTGTTCCCGAGGATATCGGCGGGCCGGGGGACAACTTCGTCTTCCTGTCCTCGATGATCCACGCCCACGCCGATGACCTGTTCCCCGGCATGAAGGTGAAAGGTTGCTACCAGTTCCGCCTGACCCGTAACGCCGACCTCTCGGTGGACACCGAAGACGTCGACGACCTGGCGCGCGCCCTGCGCGGCGAACTGTTCTCGCGCCGCTACGGTGACGCCGTGCGCCTGGAAGTGGCCGATACCTGCCCGAAACATCTCTCGGACTACCTGCTCAAGCAGTTCGGTCTCGCCGAGAGCGAGCTGTACCAGGTCAACGGCCCGGTGAACCTGACCCGCCTGTTCAGCATCACCGGTCTGGAAAGCCACCCGGAACTGCAGCACGCGTCCTTCACGCCGCTGATTCCCAAGTTGCTGCAGAAGGCCGAGAACCTGTTCAACGTGGTGGGCAAGCAGGACATCCTGCTGCTGCACCCCTTCGAGTCGTTCACCCCGGTGGTGGACTTCCTGCGCCAGGCCGCCAAGGACCCTAACGTCCTGGCCATCAAGCAGACGCTGTACCGCGCCGGCGCCAACTCCGAGATCGTCGACTCCCTGGTGGAAGCGGCGCGCAACGGCAAGGAAGTCACCGCGGTGATCGAGCTGCGCGCGCGCTTCGACGAGGAATCCAACCTGCAGCTGGCGAGCCGCCTGCAGCAGGCGGGCGCCGTGGTGATCTACGGCGTGGTGGGCTTCAAGACCCACGCCAAGATGATGCTGATCCTGCGTCGCGAGAATGGTGAACTGCGCCGCTACGCCCACCTCGGCACCGGCAACTACCACGCCGGCAACGCGCGCCTGTACACCGACTACAGCCTGCTCACCGCCGACGATGCGCTCTGCGAGGACCTGCACAAGCTGTTCAACCAGTTGATCGGCATGGGCAAGACCCTGCGCATGAAGAAGCTGCTGCACGCGCCCTTCACCCTGAAGAAGACGCTGCTCGACATGATCGCTCGCGAGGCCCAGCACGCCAGCGAAGGCAAACCGGCGCACATCATGGTCAAGGTCAACGCGCTGACCGATCCCAAGGTCATCCGCGCGCTGTACAAAGCCAGCCAGAGTGGCGTGCGTATCGACCTGGTGGTGCGTGGCATGTGCTGCCTGCGTCCGGGTATTCCCGGCGTGTCCCACAACATTCAGGTGCGCTCGATCATCGGCCGCTTCCTCGAACACAGCCGCATCTACTACTTCCTCAACGACGGCGACGAGAAGATGTACCTCTCCAGTGCCGACTGGATGGAGCGCAACCTCGACATGCGCGTCGAGACCTGCTTCCCGGTGGAGGGCAAGAAGTTGCTCACGCGTGTGAAGAAGGAGCTGGAGGCCTATATCACCGACAACACCCAGAGCTGGGTGCTGCAGCCGGACGGCCGCTACCTGCGCAACAGCCCGAGCGGCAATCAGAACTCGCGCAATGCCCAGGCCACGCTGCTGGACAAGCTGACCAACCCGCCCATCAGCGCTCGCTGA